The region GAGGCGTGTAGCCGACGACCGCCTCAAAGATGTACGCGAAGACGGCGAACGGTGTCCGGTGCTGCTTGCAGTTGATGTAGACCGGGGCGTTCTGCTGCGTCGTCTCCTCGATCTCGGCAAACAGCCGGCGGACGGTGGTGGAACTCGTTGGGCATGTAGGTGAACTCGAAGACCTCGCGGTCGCGGAAGACTGTCTGGTCGTAGCGAAGGGTTTCTCTCTGCCTCATAGGTAAACGATCAGGAAACGGGGGTATATGAACTCGCGCCGCTGGCGGGGTGAGAGTGAACGGGGATTAAGGGACTTCAGTCGCTGCTGTGGATGAGGCGCTTTTTTGTTGTCGTTATTTATTTGACAAAGCCTACAGTATCTTTATTTGTCTGACCTGTAAATTTTAACTATGGGTTGTACTCTTTTCTCTGATAGGCCTTTAGAAGACCCCGAGAAAGATGAACTTGGTTACGCAGTGTTTGCTCGCCGTTTAGCATTTAGCATCAGAGATATGTTTAACCCTGAGGGATTTGTGATAGCAATAAACGCAAAATGGGGCTCTGGTAAAACATCTTTTCTGAATTTTGTCGAGTACTACCTTAAAACGGAGAGTGATTTGACAATAGTGAAATTCAATCCTTGGTGGTTCTCTGGAAGGGATGATCTTACAAAGCAATTCTTTAACCAGATGGGCTTCGGGATCAGTGATAACATGGCTGATGCTATGAATCTGGCCCAAATATTTGGTAACTACGTTGCCTCCATTGGAGGGGTTGTTGGTGTTGATCTAAGTCAACCTTTTAATCAAACTGCGAACTTTATCCGTGGAAAGGCTGATCCCCGACAAATGAGTGTTGAAGGCCAAAAAGAGCAAATTGTCCGCAAGTTGTCAAAAAAAGGGCGGATATTAGTAATTGTTGATGATATCGACAGACTATCTGCTGAAGAGATTATTCAGATGTTCCAAGTAATCAAGGGAATAGCTAATTTTCCGAACGTTGTCTATCTCCTTGCATTTGATAAGGATGTTGTCGGAAATGTCGTTAAGAGGATACAAGACCAAGAAACTGGGGAAAAATATCTAGAAAAAATTATACAAGTGCCTTTTGATTTGCCACCGCCGAAGAGAAGTGCGATACATGGTATGTTATATCAAAATCTAAAGGAAATCCTTGATATCGAGAAGGATGACCTTTTTGATGAATACAGATGGGGAGAGATTTACTCTCAATTTATACAGCACGTGGTCCAAACACCCCGGGATGTCATAAGGATTACGAATGCCCTTCGCGTGACGTATCCCTCTGTACATCAAGAAGTCAATCCCATTGATTTTATCGGGATGGAAGCAATAAGGTTATTCAAGCCGGATATTTTCGAAGCAATAAGAGTGCAGCCTATGTTCTTCTTATGGTCCCCCTCAAATCTCTTGGATTTTGAAAAAGAATCTTATCAACATTTTTTTGCATCATTGCTGGAAGGAAAAGGGCAGTCCGAGAAGAACATCATCAGCAATGCCATTAAGATGCTTTTTCCTACAACTGCAGAATTTCTGCCAGAAGGCAAGATCATGCAGTCTGTGCCATCCAAGCCTAAACTGCGTCGTGAACTTCGCATCTGCCATCCTAGTTCGTTCCCTACGTACGTCTGGATGGCAGTGCCTGATTATGCAATATCTCAAAAGGAGATGGATTTAATTGTCTCCTCAATAGAGGTACCCGGCTTTTTATCATCACTTCTTCTTGACCAAGCAAAGAGTGGATTGAGCGGGTTTGGGAAAGTGACATCGATACTAACGAAATTGGAAGACTATTTCGATGAGGACAAAATCTCTGATTCAAAAGTCCCGGCGATTCTAAGTTCTTTATATGACGTTGGAGATGAACTCGCACTAGCTGAAAGAGACATTGCTGCAAGTGAATCCCACGGCGCCTTCGGCAGCAGATTGCATGTAGATTATTTGACTCAACGACTATTATCTGCTCTAGGGGATGCAGATCGATTTAAACTATTAATGGAACTCACTCGAACGAGCCGCTCTCTCTATTTACCAACATTACTGATATACGGATTCCAGAGAATGAATGACAAACAATCTGAGTGGAGCGGGACGGAGCAATACCTCCTAGAAGATGATCAGGTAGCACAGTTAAAATCCATAGTTGTTAGCAGGATCTGTCAAGCAGCTAATGAAGGTAGTTTAATCGATGTTCCATATCTGCCATTTGTTCTCGATAAATGGTACCAATGGTGTGATGATCACAAAGCCTGTGAGGAATGGGTTGTTTCCGTTGTTAAAAATGATGACTTGTTGTTAAAAAAACTTGAGCAACTCCGTAGCCCATTCTATTCCGATGATCGAGTCTTCTTTAGGATTGACCCTAAAAACTTTGAGCCGTATGTTGATCTCTCATGGGTCTACAATCGGGTTTGTGAACTGGAAAGCAAGCTTGATGATTATTCTGTTACCCCAGTGCAAAAAGAAACAATTGAGATGTTTAAAAAGAGTTACCTGACGTTAGTAAAGCGTAGTAACGAAGGGAGTTAAATTTGTGCGTTTGTAGTTTTTATGAACTCTCTATTCCGAAGGTGTCCATGGATACAAAAGTAGTGGATTGATCAGGTATCACGCCATCTGCTCGCGGGCGATCCCCACAAGGATCTCCCGCAGGTGCTCCCGGCCGCTCGGCTCCGGGACCTCCCGCCCCTCTTCCCGGGCAGTATCGATCCAGAGGCCGACAGTCACCTTCACTTCCGAGAGCGCCTCCTCTTCGGTCTCGCCGAACGCGGAGCAACCGACAAGTTCCGGGACGACAGCGATGAACACCTCGTCCTCGTCGTTCGGGACGATCCAGATCGAATAGGTCATCGGCTGCCGGACTCTTCCGAGAGCAACGCCGAATAGGCTGCCCGGATCTCTGGTTCGACTGCCGGGACCTCATTCTGCACCACATCCTGGACGATCTCCCACCTGACACTGAAGTAACCGTGGATCAGTCTGTCCCGCATCCTCGCCATACCGTTCCAGGGAATGTCGGGATACCGTGCCCTGACCCCGGAGGAGAGGTTCTTCGACGCCTCCCCGATGACCTCAAGGCTCCGGAGAACCGATCGCTTCATCATCTCATCCTGGACGATCTCCTCGAAAGAACGGTCGGAAAAATTGGTCTGGAGAAACTCCATCTCCTCGAGGATGTGGGCGAGGTACACGGAGTCACGCTTCACACCAGACCACCTCGCTCTCCACATCCTGCCGGATGAGAGGATCGATCCCTCCGACGGTGAGCAAGTCGACCTTCCGCCCGTAGAGTTCCTCCAGGAAATCAGCGAGCGCAATGAAGTTCCGGAATGTAAGGTGGTCCGGCGAGAGTTCGACCAGTACATCCACATCGCTCTCCGGCCGGTCTTCACCCCGGGCGGTCGACCCGAAGATGCCGATCTTCGTCACGCCGAACCGCTCCCGCAGCTCCGGGAGCACTTCTTCGAGCCGGGTGACAAAGATGCTCTTCTCCTCACGCTGTGCCTGGGCTTCCATACGGGTTCTGCTCGCCTCCTGATCGTACCTGGGGTGAGGAGATGATGAAGATTGCCCCTCACGGGGCAGGGGTGCGCATCGGAGCTCACCCTTCCGCTTCTTCTCCTCGATCAACTCGCACTGCAGTTTCCGCACGAGCTCCGTGCTCTCGAGCACATCCTGCCAAGGCTTTCCGGACGGCCGTGCTGGCATAGGTTCTATCGATGCGGTGGAACTCTCTGTCTGTTTGGGTCGGTGGTGTGAACCCTCCCATGCAAGGGAAGTCGGAACGGGGATATAAAAAACATTTGACGACAAGTTCGAGCCTGAAAAACAGAAATGCTGCTAAGGGGATTCGAACCCCTGTCGTCGGCGTGAAAGGCCGACATGATTGGCCTCTACACTATAGCAGCAGATGCAATGTGCCATACAACTTCGGCATCTGGGGATAAAAAAGTTGTGCCGGTGGAAGCCCGGCCGGCTGCCCGGAGACCCGGACTCTTTACTCGTAGATCGGGGTTCCTTCCTTCTGGGTGACGGTCTTGAAGGCCGCCATCAACTGCCGGGTGACGGGGCCGGGCTTGCCGTTCCCGATGACCCGCCCGTCGATCTCGCGGATGGGCGCGACCTCCGCCGCAGTCCCGGTGACGAAGACCTCGTCGGCCGAGTAGAGGTCGAAGTAGCCGAGGTTCCGCTCGAGCAGGGTGATGCCCATCGACTGCGCGATCTCGAGAACGACCAGACGGGTGACGCCGCGCAGGTTGTTCAAGGTCGGCGGGGTGATGATGGCGCCGTTCTTGACGACGAAGATGTTGTCTCCCGATCCCTCGGAGACGTAGCCGTGGGTGTCGAAGAAGATGGCCTCGTCGACGCCCATGTGGTTCGCCTCAATCTTTGCGAGGATGTTGTTTAAGTAGTTGAGGCTTTTGACGTTCGGCGGCATCGACTCCGCCGGGGTGCGCCTGACCGAGACGCAGATCGCCCGGAGGCCCTTCTCGTAGAGGTCGCCGTACATGGCGCCCCACGTGACGGCGACGACGATGACCGTCGGCGTCTTGCACTTCCGGGGGTCGAGCCCGAGGTCGCCCTTGCCCCGCGTCACGATCGGGCGGATGTAGGCGTCCTTTAAGTTGTTGCGCCGCAGCGTCTCCTTGATGGCCTCGGCCATCTCCTCCTTCGTGATCGGAACGGTAAGGTCGATCGTCTTTGCCGAGTCGTAGAGCCGTGCGAGATGCTCGTCAAGACGGAAGACCTTTCCGTTGTAGGCGCGTATCCCCTCGAAAACGCCGTCGCCGTAGAGAAGCCCGTGGTCGAAGACCGAGACCTTCGCCTCCTCTTCGGGGACGTATCTGCCGTCAAGGTAAATGATCATGGAATTAGTGTGGTCTCGATTCGTTTGTATGTTTTGCGTTTCATGCCGCAGGGCGCCGGGCAGCCGCCGTCCGGTCGGGGGCATCAGGGTTCCCGTGACGGCGGCGTGATCGTTTCTCCCCGGCGGGAGAATGCCGCAGGATGCCGGCGGCAAGGCCATCTCCGGAAAGTCACAGCAGGCGCACCTGACGGGATACCCGGAGTTTGAGAAGAGTGTTCTGGTATAGGGCGCCGGGAGTGGGCCCCCTCAGCCCCGGCAACACTCCACAAAATGCGCCATCATCCCCCGGCTCGTCACCGGGTGGAGGTGCGTGTAACTCCCGATCGTCCGGTCCCTGACCGCACCGTCGAGCCCGTCCCGGATCCCGCTTCCCCGGGTCAGCCGGTAGGCGTAGTGCGTCCCGGCGAGAAGCCGGACGTCGCTGTAGTGGAACTCGTGGCCCCGGAACGTCGCTTTGCCCATCGGGCTTTCGCCCGCGCTCGTCCCCACGACGTAGCCGAGCATCCGCCGCGCCGGCATCCGGGCCTCGCCGGCAAAGACCCCGGCGAGCTCGTAGGTCTCCTCCCGCTCCGCGTCCATAAACCCGGGGCCGAGCACCATCCGGTCGGTGAGGTAGATGAGTCCCCCGCACTCCGCGTAGACCGGCGTGCCGTTCCGCGAGACCTCCCGGAGCCCCTCCCGCACCGCGGCGTTCGCCTCGAGTTCAGCGCCGAAGAGTTCCGGGTAGCCGCCGCCGAGGATGTAGCCGTCGGCCTCCGGCAATGGATCGTGGATCGGGGAGAACGGGACCGCCTCGGCCCCGAGCGCCGCCAGCACGTCGAAGAGATCGGCGTAGTAGAAATTGAAGGCCTCGTCCAGCGCGACGCCGATCCTGACGTCCGGCGCTTCGGGCTTCGCGTAGATGGAGCTTTCCTCCGCCGAAGGCTCGAACTCCCGGGCGATCCCGAGCAGGGCGTCGAGGTCGACATGCTCCCCGATCTTTCGCTTGATCACCTCGATGCGCTCCCGGAACCCCTCGTGTCCCTGTCCCTCCCGGTACGGCACAAGGCCGAGGTGGCGCATCGCAAGTTCCATCTCCGCCGTCCGGGGTATGGTCCCGATGACCGGGATGCCGCAGTAGTGCTCGATCGCACGGACCGCCTTCTCTTGGTGGCGGGTGCCGGTGATCTGGTTGAGGATGACCCCCCGGATATCAACGTCCGGGTCGAACGCCTGAAAGCCCTTCACGATCGCAGCCGCGCTCCGCGTGATGCTCCGGGCGTTGACCACGAGGACCACGGGAAGGTCGAGCTGTTTGGCAACCGCGGCCGTGCTCCCGAGGTCGGTGAGCGCCTCCGCGCCCTCGAAGAGCCCTCGGACACCCTCCACGATGGCGATGTCGGCCCCCCGGCACCCGTGCGAAAAGATAGCCCGGAGTTCGTCCCGGCTCATCACGTAGTCGTCCAGGTTCCGGCAGGGCCGCCCCGTCACCCCCGCAAGGTAGGACGGGTCGATGTAGTCCATCCCTACCTTGAAGGTCTGGACGGACCGGGTGGTCGAGAGGAGGGCCGAGAGCGCGAGGGTGATGCTCGTCTTCCCGCTCCCGGACCGGTCGCCGGCGACGAGGAGGGACTTCATCGCATGCTCCGCAGGACCGCCCCGAACTCGCTCTCGACGATCTCCCGGACACCGAGGGTCTTCGGATGCAGGTCGATCTCCACCATGACGTGCCGGTGCCCTATCTCCCGGAGGGGTTCCACCTGCCGGGGGCCGTTCGTGATCGAGAAGACCTCGATGCCCTCCGTGTACTCCGGCGGGACGGCGTGCGGAACCCCGACGATGAGAGCGAAATCGGGCTTGAGTTCCGCGAGGCGCTCTCCGACAGCGATGCCGTTCGCGCCGTACTCGTCCAGTGCCCCGATGAGTTCGGGGTCGACCCCCCGCTCCCGCATACCGGCGAGGATCCGGGCGGCGTCCTCCCGGACCTTTGGGAGACCGCGGTCCTCAAGGTTCGCGAGGTACGTGATCGCGGCGTCCGGGCAGGTATCGTGGAGGGCGAGGAGTTCGTCGGCGAACATATACGCGGTCTCCTTCTTTGCGTTCATGACCGCAACCCCCGTGGCGCCGTCGTCGGCAAGTTCCACGAGCCGTTCAGCAGCGACGTGCTTGAGGTCGCCGCGCGAGGGCTCGATGTACTTCCGGGAAGCCGCTCCCCGGAGCCGTTCCACCTCGTTTGCCTTCCCGAGGTGGTAGCGCTGGCGTTCCAGTTCGTCGTTGCTGATCCAGCCGATGGCGGCCGCCGGCTCGAGCGCCGCGAGCACGCCGTCGATGTTCTCCCGGAACCCGGCATGGATATCCACGGCGATCGCCGGTGTTGAGATCCCAGAATCGTGGATGGCGGACTGGAGGTCTTCGCCGATGATCATCGAGACGCACGTCCCGACGACCGCTATCCGCCGGGGTGCGAACTCCTGTTCCGCGTAGCGGAGCACCCGCATAAGCGGTTCGTGCCCGCCGAAGATGAACTCGTTGTCGGCAAGCGACGTCGTCAGCACCCGCATGCCGTCCTCTTCGAGGAGGCGGGCATGCTTGAACGAGCAGCCCGACGGGCCGTGGAGGATCGCCACGTCCACGCCCAGGTCGCGGGCGGTGTAGAGCGCCGCTACAATAGAACTCGGTCTTGGTTGAATGTATTGCATATTATCTCCACGTCTTTACCGCGAGGACGATCGCGCCCGCCGGGGTGATGCTCCGGGCGAGACTCAGCCCCTCGTCGAGCGTCGCCGCCGCATGACCCTCGCCGACATAGACGGTCGCCGTCGGTTCGACGGCCGACACCGTCCGTTCGATATCCTCCGGTGAGAACCCCTCGCAGATCGCCCGGGCTTCCTCGCCGATGACGAGCGTCAGGGCGCCGTTGCCAGCGAGTTCCCTCGCGTAGCGGGCGGCCTCGATGGTGGTGGCCGTATTTGTCCCGCTGTTTGCGTTGTCCACGACCAGCAGGTCTCCCTCCCGCCTGGTCGCCATCCGGCCGGGCAGGGCGGCGAACCCTGCAAGCGGCGAAGGGTCGATCCCGAGCACGCAGGCGGCCGCGGCCGCAAGCGAGAGCGGCGTGCGGTAGCCTTCGAGGGTGCAGAGCGGGTTTGCAAAGGTGCCGGCGGTCCCGCCCCATGCGTATCGGCAGACCTGGCCGTCGAAGGACACGATCTCGTCGGCGGCGACCGTCTTTCCCGTGAGGGCGATGCCGGGCGGGAGCACCACGGCCCGCGCCTTCGAGAGTTGCCGGCACTTCTCCTCGATAGCGTGTTTCTTACCTGCCGCAACCGGGTAGTCGTCCGGCGACGTCAGCACCGCCACGTCGCCTGCGCCCGTAACCCCGAGCGACTCTTCCGCGACCAGCCAGCCCCCGATGCGCCGGGCCTCCTGTGCCGCCGGGATCAGGGATGCGGGCGTTATGCTCCGCTTCCAGAGTCGCACCCCCTCCGGGTAGCGGTAGGTCCCGGTCGAGGTGTGCAGGATGCCCGGTCCCGGCAACAGCGAAGCCAGGGCGTGGGCGGTGGTGGTCTTCCCCCGCGCACCGGTGATCTCGATGAAGGGGCGCGGGAGGCGGCCTCTGAGGACCCATTTCACCATCTCGTGGTGCGACACGCAAGGCCCGTGCCGCCGGAGGAGGGGGTGATCAGGGTCGAGGTGGACCGGCGCGGTGACCAGGTCGTAGGTGCGGACGAGCGCCTCCTCGACGGGGATGCCGGCCTTCCCGCGGTAGACGTCCACCTCGTCCACCTGGTGGCCGGCGCCACGGAGCGCCGCGGCGAGTTCCGCCCCGCCGTGGATAGTATCCAGCACCAGGATCCGCATATCGGTCAGTGTTTCAGTTCGGCGACCGCGTCGGACGCGTTCTTCAGCATCAGTTCGGCAAGGAGCGGGTCGCTGCCGATGGGGCTTGCGTAAACGAGCGGCACCGTCTTCCCATTCAGCCGGAACGTGCCTTTCCTGCCCCCTTCGGGGAGACCGAGGAGTTCGGGAATGTCCTGGTTGATGTGAACGCCGCGTGCGAGGAAGAGCGGGACGACGACCAGCATCTCGATATCCTCCTTCCGAAACGCCTCGAGTTGTTCCTCGACCGTCGGCGTGTTGAGGCTCATGAAACCGGGTTTGACGAGATATTCGTCGGTCTTTTTGGCGATGAGTTTTGCGGTGGTCTCGATCAGTTCCTTGTTGTAGGGGAGCTTGCTGCCATGCCCGACCAGTAACATTCCTTTTTTACCCATATATTACAAGGTAATACGATGCTACATTAAAATAATTACCGATTATTTTTAAGGACCCGGCCCTAGATCTATGTGATGGCGAATTTCGAATGGGAGATCACCTCCTGTATCAACAGGTTTTTTGCCCACCGGAAGATGCAGGGGTTTGCTTACCGGCTCAAGCAGAGCAAATTCAATACCCAGTACGTCGACGTTCTCGTGGACTCCCTCGACCCTCGCTACTACCTGGCCATCGAGTGCAAGTCGATATCCGAGAAGAAACTCTACTTCTCCCAGCACTTTCACTTCGACCGGAACAACGTCCACCAGGTGGACTCGATCACGGACTTTATCAGGAAGACCGGGCGCCGGGGGTTCCTTGCCGTCGAGTTCCGGTTCGGCGCGGGGAAGCCCAAGGAGGCGTACCTCATGCCCTGGGACACGCTGCTTGAATACTACGGGAGCGTCCCCGGTATCTCGATCGACGATTTCCGGCTCTGTTGTGCGCTTGCCCGCTCCAACGGAGAGTACGATCTCCCCGGGCTCGATACAAATCAATATCCTCTCACACCACCAACGGATGTGGAAGTATGATGGATGCATATGATCGTTTTGAACTCCTCATAAACGATCGGGTCGTAAAAACACCGGTGGCGATTGCGTCCATGGCCGGGGTCGTGGATGCTGCTTACGTCCTTGAGCGGG is a window of Methanoculleus sp. 7T DNA encoding:
- a CDS encoding KAP family P-loop NTPase fold protein; its protein translation is MGCTLFSDRPLEDPEKDELGYAVFARRLAFSIRDMFNPEGFVIAINAKWGSGKTSFLNFVEYYLKTESDLTIVKFNPWWFSGRDDLTKQFFNQMGFGISDNMADAMNLAQIFGNYVASIGGVVGVDLSQPFNQTANFIRGKADPRQMSVEGQKEQIVRKLSKKGRILVIVDDIDRLSAEEIIQMFQVIKGIANFPNVVYLLAFDKDVVGNVVKRIQDQETGEKYLEKIIQVPFDLPPPKRSAIHGMLYQNLKEILDIEKDDLFDEYRWGEIYSQFIQHVVQTPRDVIRITNALRVTYPSVHQEVNPIDFIGMEAIRLFKPDIFEAIRVQPMFFLWSPSNLLDFEKESYQHFFASLLEGKGQSEKNIISNAIKMLFPTTAEFLPEGKIMQSVPSKPKLRRELRICHPSSFPTYVWMAVPDYAISQKEMDLIVSSIEVPGFLSSLLLDQAKSGLSGFGKVTSILTKLEDYFDEDKISDSKVPAILSSLYDVGDELALAERDIAASESHGAFGSRLHVDYLTQRLLSALGDADRFKLLMELTRTSRSLYLPTLLIYGFQRMNDKQSEWSGTEQYLLEDDQVAQLKSIVVSRICQAANEGSLIDVPYLPFVLDKWYQWCDDHKACEEWVVSVVKNDDLLLKKLEQLRSPFYSDDRVFFRIDPKNFEPYVDLSWVYNRVCELESKLDDYSVTPVQKETIEMFKKSYLTLVKRSNEGS
- a CDS encoding type II toxin-antitoxin system HicB family antitoxin — its product is MTYSIWIVPNDEDEVFIAVVPELVGCSAFGETEEEALSEVKVTVGLWIDTAREEGREVPEPSGREHLREILVGIAREQMA
- a CDS encoding HepT-like ribonuclease domain-containing protein, whose translation is MKRDSVYLAHILEEMEFLQTNFSDRSFEEIVQDEMMKRSVLRSLEVIGEASKNLSSGVRARYPDIPWNGMARMRDRLIHGYFSVRWEIVQDVVQNEVPAVEPEIRAAYSALLSEESGSR
- a CDS encoding nucleotidyltransferase family protein, with the translated sequence MPARPSGKPWQDVLESTELVRKLQCELIEEKKRKGELRCAPLPREGQSSSSPHPRYDQEASRTRMEAQAQREEKSIFVTRLEEVLPELRERFGVTKIGIFGSTARGEDRPESDVDVLVELSPDHLTFRNFIALADFLEELYGRKVDLLTVGGIDPLIRQDVESEVVWCEA
- the ilvE gene encoding branched-chain-amino-acid transaminase; amino-acid sequence: MIIYLDGRYVPEEEAKVSVFDHGLLYGDGVFEGIRAYNGKVFRLDEHLARLYDSAKTIDLTVPITKEEMAEAIKETLRRNNLKDAYIRPIVTRGKGDLGLDPRKCKTPTVIVVAVTWGAMYGDLYEKGLRAICVSVRRTPAESMPPNVKSLNYLNNILAKIEANHMGVDEAIFFDTHGYVSEGSGDNIFVVKNGAIITPPTLNNLRGVTRLVVLEIAQSMGITLLERNLGYFDLYSADEVFVTGTAAEVAPIREIDGRVIGNGKPGPVTRQLMAAFKTVTQKEGTPIYE
- the cfbB gene encoding Ni-sirohydrochlorin a,c-diamide synthase, producing MKSLLVAGDRSGSGKTSITLALSALLSTTRSVQTFKVGMDYIDPSYLAGVTGRPCRNLDDYVMSRDELRAIFSHGCRGADIAIVEGVRGLFEGAEALTDLGSTAAVAKQLDLPVVLVVNARSITRSAAAIVKGFQAFDPDVDIRGVILNQITGTRHQEKAVRAIEHYCGIPVIGTIPRTAEMELAMRHLGLVPYREGQGHEGFRERIEVIKRKIGEHVDLDALLGIAREFEPSAEESSIYAKPEAPDVRIGVALDEAFNFYYADLFDVLAALGAEAVPFSPIHDPLPEADGYILGGGYPELFGAELEANAAVREGLREVSRNGTPVYAECGGLIYLTDRMVLGPGFMDAEREETYELAGVFAGEARMPARRMLGYVVGTSAGESPMGKATFRGHEFHYSDVRLLAGTHYAYRLTRGSGIRDGLDGAVRDRTIGSYTHLHPVTSRGMMAHFVECCRG
- the cfbD gene encoding Ni-sirohydrochlorin a,c-diamide reductive cyclase catalytic subunit, with amino-acid sequence MQYIQPRPSSIVAALYTARDLGVDVAILHGPSGCSFKHARLLEEDGMRVLTTSLADNEFIFGGHEPLMRVLRYAEQEFAPRRIAVVGTCVSMIIGEDLQSAIHDSGISTPAIAVDIHAGFRENIDGVLAALEPAAAIGWISNDELERQRYHLGKANEVERLRGAASRKYIEPSRGDLKHVAAERLVELADDGATGVAVMNAKKETAYMFADELLALHDTCPDAAITYLANLEDRGLPKVREDAARILAGMRERGVDPELIGALDEYGANGIAVGERLAELKPDFALIVGVPHAVPPEYTEGIEVFSITNGPRQVEPLREIGHRHVMVEIDLHPKTLGVREIVESEFGAVLRSMR
- the cfbE gene encoding coenzyme F430 synthase — translated: MRILVLDTIHGGAELAAALRGAGHQVDEVDVYRGKAGIPVEEALVRTYDLVTAPVHLDPDHPLLRRHGPCVSHHEMVKWVLRGRLPRPFIEITGARGKTTTAHALASLLPGPGILHTSTGTYRYPEGVRLWKRSITPASLIPAAQEARRIGGWLVAEESLGVTGAGDVAVLTSPDDYPVAAGKKHAIEEKCRQLSKARAVVLPPGIALTGKTVAADEIVSFDGQVCRYAWGGTAGTFANPLCTLEGYRTPLSLAAAAACVLGIDPSPLAGFAALPGRMATRREGDLLVVDNANSGTNTATTIEAARYARELAGNGALTLVIGEEARAICEGFSPEDIERTVSAVEPTATVYVGEGHAAATLDEGLSLARSITPAGAIVLAVKTWR
- the cfbA gene encoding sirohydrochlorin nickelochelatase, with translation MGKKGMLLVGHGSKLPYNKELIETTAKLIAKKTDEYLVKPGFMSLNTPTVEEQLEAFRKEDIEMLVVVPLFLARGVHINQDIPELLGLPEGGRKGTFRLNGKTVPLVYASPIGSDPLLAELMLKNASDAVAELKH
- a CDS encoding Holliday junction resolvase, translated to MANFEWEITSCINRFFAHRKMQGFAYRLKQSKFNTQYVDVLVDSLDPRYYLAIECKSISEKKLYFSQHFHFDRNNVHQVDSITDFIRKTGRRGFLAVEFRFGAGKPKEAYLMPWDTLLEYYGSVPGISIDDFRLCCALARSNGEYDLPGLDTNQYPLTPPTDVEV